From the Parafrankia discariae genome, the window TAGGCCTCGATACCGGGACCGGCCGGCGCGTCCCGGAGTAAGACGACGGTCGCGGCGTCCCGGGCGGGGGACGGCTCGACGGCCAGCCGGGCCAGTCGGAGTTCCTCCTCCGGTTCCACCCGGCGGGACGTGCCGAACCGGGCGACCAGCGCCGCCTGAAGATCAACCATCCTCTGATGGTAGATCGTGCGGCCGACAGAAGACGAGGTCAGCCGGCCACGCGGACGACGAGCTCCACCTCCACGGGCGCTCCCAGGGGGAGCGCCGCGACCCCGACGGCGGAGCGCGCGTGCAGCCCGGCGGTACCGAAGACGGCACCGAGCAGCTCGCTGGCACCGTTCAGGACGACCGGCTGGCCGACGAACCCCGGCGCGCTCGCGACGAAGCCGACGACCTTCACGATCCGGATGATCGAGTCCAGGTCGCCGGCCACGGACGCCGCGGCGGCCAGCGCGTTGAGCGCGCACACCCGGGCGAGCTCGGCGGCCCGCTCGGCGGTGATCTCCGCGCCGACCAGGCCGGTCCCGGCCAGCTTCCCGGCCACCAGCGGGAGCTGCCCCGCCGTCCAGACCAGATCGCCGTCGCGCACCGCGGGCACGTAGGCCCCGGCGGGGGTGGGCACCGCCGGGAGGACCAGCCCGAGCTCGGCGAGCCGCTCGGACGGCGTCGTGGCGTCCGCGGACGGGACGGGAGCGGTCATCGTCGGAGTCGACCTTCTGTCGAGGAGGGAGCCGTCAGGGAGGGGAACGGAGACGGGTGTCCTTACCAGGACCTCGGCGCTAGGACTTCGGCCGCTTGAAGTACGCCACCAGGCTCTCCGGGTTGGGCCCGGGAACGACCTGGACGAGCTCCCAGCCGTCGGCGCCGAAGTTGTCCAGGATCTGCTTGGTGGCGTGGATCAGGAGCGGGGCAGTCAGGTACTCCCACTTGGTCTGCATGACGATGGACCCTAGAGCATCCGCGGACCGCCACCCGGTTGGGTAGGCGGTGTGGCCGCCGTGACGAGGGCCCGGGGCGTGGCGGTCCGGATCGGCGGCCCACGGGTACGGTCGAGCACGTGACCGGTGACGACAGGGCGCCTGACGCCAAGGTGCCAGCGGCGGCCGCCAGCCCCTGGGACCGTCGGTTGCACATCGTCACCGGCAAGGGCGGCACGGGAAAGACCACGGTCGCGGGCGCGCTGGCCGTCGCGCTGGCCACGGGCGGGCGCCGCGTGCTGCTGACCGAGGTCGAGGGCCGCCAGCAGATCGCCCAGCTCTTCGACACCCCGCCGCTGCCCTACCGGGAGCGCAAGGTGGCGAGCGCGCCCGGCGGCGGCGAGGTGTTCGCGCTGGCCATCGACGCGGACGAGGCCCTGCTGGAGTACCTCGAGATGTTCTACAACCTGCGTCGCGCGGGGCGGGCGCTCGGCCGCATCGGCGCCGTCGACTTCGCCACCACGGTCGCGCCCGGTGTCCGTGACGTGCTCCTCACCGGCAAGGTGAAGGAGGCCGTCAACCGCCCGGACGGCACCCGGCCGAGCGGGCTCGCCTACGACGCGGTCGTGCTCGACGCGCCCCCCACCGGCCGGATCGCCCGTTTCCTGAACGTCACCGCGGAGGTCGCGGGCCTGGCTCGGATGGGCCCGATCAGGTCACAGGCCGACAGTGTGATGGCGGTGCTGGCGCCCGACCGGGCGGCGGTCCACCTGGTCACCCTGCTCGAGGAGATGCCGATCCAGGAGACGGTGGACGGGATCCGGGAGCTGCGCGAGGTCGGCCTGCCGGTCGGCGCGGTGGTGGTGAACATGGTGCGCAGCCCGCTGCTCGCTCCCGGCGATCTCGACCTGGCCCGGCGTGGCCAGCTCGACCGGGAGGAACTCGCCACCGGCATCAAGGAGGCCGGCATCGAGCCGACCGAGGAACTGATCTCGAATTTGGCCTGGGAGGCCGCGCAGCACGCGGAGCGGGTCGCGCTGGAGACGGCGCAACGCGCCGAGATCGCCGCGCTGGGACGTCCGGTCTACGAGGTGCCGCTGCTGGCGGACGGCGTGGATCTCGGCTCGCTCTACCGGTTCGCCGAGATGCTGCGATCCCAGCGGATGGTGCCATGACCCCCGCGGGCGCCGACCCGGCCGGTACGAGCCCGGCTGGCGCGGACCCGGCTGGCGCGGGCCCGTCCGGCAGCGGGCAGCCGTCCGGCGACGGGCAGCCGTCCGGCGACGGTGGCACCGGCGCGACGACAGGCAAGCCGACTCGCGCCGCGGGGACACGCGCCGCGGGGTCAGGGTCACGCGCCGCCGGGAAGAAGACCACTACGGGGCGGGCGAAGACGACGCCCGGAGCGCCGCGGAAGACGACCGGGGCCCGTCGGGCCCCGGGACGGGGTCAGCGGACGACGGCGCCGAGCCGGCCGCGGCCGCGTCCGCATCCGCCCGGGGTCCCGCGGCTGGACGTCGACGACATGCTCGACACCGAGCGGATCATCGTGTGCTGCGGAGCGGGCGGGGTCGGCAAGACCACGACCGCCGCGGCGCTCGCGCTGCGCGCCGCCGAGCGCGGCCGGCGCGTGGTGGTGCTGACGATCGACCCGGCCCGGCGCCTCGCGCAGTCGCTCGGTCTGACCGCGCTCGACAACAATCCTCGCGAGGTCGCGGGGGTCGACCCGGCCGCCGGTGGCCGCCTCGACGCGATGATGCTCGACATGAAGCGGACGTTCGATGAGATCGTCCTGGAGCACAGCACGCCCGAACGGGCCGAGGCGCTGCTCGCGAACCCGTTCTACCAGTCGCTCTCGTCCTCCTTCGCCGGCACGCAGGAGTACATGGCGATGGAGAAGCTGGGGCAGCTCGACGCCAGCGGCTCCTGGGACCTGATCGTCGTCGACACCCCGCCGACCCGTTCCGCGCTGGACTTCCTGGACGCGCCGAACCGGCTCGGCGACTTCCTCGACGGGCGGCTGCTGCGCCTGCTGCTGGCGCCGGCGAAGGCCGGTGGCCGGGCGTACGCGAAGGTCATCGGGGCCAGCCTGGGCATGTTCACCCGGATCATCACGAAGGTGCTCGGCGCGCAGCTGCTGGCCGACGTGAGCCAGTTCGTGGCCGCGCTGGAGACGATGTTCGGTGGTTTCCGGGCTCGCGCGGACGAGACGTTCCGCCTGCTCGCGGCGCCCGGCACCTCTTTCGTGGTGGTCGCGGCGCCCGAGGCGGCCGCGCTGCGGGAGGCGTCCTACTTCGTGGACCGGCTCGACGCGGACGGCATGCCGCTCGCGGGACTGATCGTCAACAGGATGCACTTCTGCGCCGCCTCCGCGCTGACCGTCGAGCGGGGGCTGGCCGCCGCTGAGAATCTCACCGACCACGGCGAGCATCCGCTGGCCGCGGCTGTGCTGCGTATCCACGCCGATCGGGCGCGGCTTGCCGAACGCGAGGTCCGGCTGCGTGAACGGTTCACCAGTGCCCATCCGGACACGGCACTCGTCGAGGTCGAGGCGTTGTCCGAGGACGTCCACGACCTGGCCGGGCTGCGAGAGATCGGTCGCGCGCTCGCCGGGGACGAACGGGCCGCGGCGGCCGGCTGACCGGCCGGGAAACGGCGGGTGGGAGCGCGCGGCGCGTGTTCAGGGAAGCGTTCGGGGAGCTTGCCGCTCGGAGGAGCATGTTCGGGGGGAGCCGAGGTGACGGCCCCGGGAATCGCGCCGGTGCGATGTGAACCCGGGTCCAAGGAGGGCCTCCGCCCGTCCGGGCCATACACGGGGAACGTGTTGCCCGGGATCTTGCGGGGGACCAGCGCCACTGGTGGAGACTTCACCGCCCATCCGGGCTATACGCGACTCGGATGGAAACAAATGTGTACTGCTGGTGTCACGTTCGGGGTGGTGGTGTCCGGTCGACCCCGCTGTCGTCGGACACCTCCGGATGAGGGCTCGGGGCCGGGCTAGCCGGCGGACGCGGAGCGGTGATCCGCCTGGGCGTCCGCGAGCAGCTTCCGCCAGGAGGTGACGTCCGGGCGGCGGCGGAGCAGCGCGCGGCGCTCCCGCTCGGTCATTCCTCCCCAGACGCCGAACTCGACGTGGTTGTCGAGGGCGTCCGCCAGGCACTCGGTGCGCACGACGCACCCGAAGCACCTGGTCTTCACCCGGTTCTGGGCCGCTCCCTGGACGAAGAGCTCATCCGGGTCGAGGTCGCGACAGGCGGCGTGGGCCGTCCAGTCGCCGTCGGCGGTGGAGCCGACGAGCCCGGTCGTACTGGTACGGCGTGACAGGCTGACGGGTGGGGTCAGGCTTCTGGTCATGCCACCTGCCTTTCTTCTCGAGTCCGGGTCAGGGGGCCCGTGCGGGTGGTGACGTGGCGTTGAACCGAAACCGTACGGAGTGGCGTGGCCACGGCACAGACCCCACACGGGTGGTTGTCCAAATGACTAGTCCGGGCCATTGATCCCGATCGCCGCAGTAGTGCGATCTGTGACGCCTGTGTGTCACTTCGGTGACGCAACTGTGACCCTGCTGTGGCGTCGTAGTCTTAGCTCGATGAGGTAGCCGCTTGGACGCCTGCCGTGTGCACCCATGTTGTCCCGGGCGGGCAGTGCGCGGGACCACAGTCCTGGACTGGCAGGCCCCGGGCGGGCACGGTGTTTGGGTCAGCGCACTACTCTGGATCAGCGCCTCGGCCGCGGCCGGTGCGGGCACCTGACGAAGGCGGGCATCGTCGACGGCAGCGGAGGACTCGAGCAGGGGGTCCCGGGCTCAGTGTTCATACCAGGCCGAAACACCGGTGAAGCGCCGGTCGCCGAAGCCGGAACCGGGCCCCGGGGCGTTCCGGGCACCCCTCCGTTCCCCATGTTCGAAGCATTCGAAGCGTTCCCGATGCGACGGTGGGTCCAGGCGTGATCCGGCCGAACTCGCGCGGCGCGGCTGACGCGCGCTCCACGCGCCAGGCGGGCCCGTCCACGCCGGCTCCCGGCCCCGCCGCACGGCCGGTCGGCCCCGCCCCACGGCATTTCGGGCCCGACCCGGCGCGCCGCCGCCGAGTCACCCCGAAACGGCTGCTCGGCGTCCTTACCACCAGCGTGGCGGCGGGCGTTCTGCTCAGCATGCTGGCGCTGCCGGTCGTCGGCCTGGCCGGCGTCACCGCGAAGGGCGGCGCGGATCATTTCCTGTCCCTGCCGGCGAATCTGACCGTTCCCCCGCTGGCCCAGCCCTCACGCATCCTGGACGCCGCCGGAAACGAGATCGCGGTGCTCCGCGGCGAGCAGGACCGTGAGATCGTCGGCCTGGACAAGGTCCCGCCGCAGATGCGCCAGGCGATCATCGACATCGAGGACGCGCGCTTCTACGAGCACACCGGCGTCGACTACCGCGGAATGATCCGCGCCTACCTGGCCAACCAGGAGTCCGGCGGGGTCACCCAGGGCGGATCGACACTCACCCAGCAGTACGTGAAGAACGTCCTGCTGGCCTCCGCCAGAACACCGGAGGAAAAGGCGGCGGCGATCGAGCAGACCGTCGACCGCAAGCTCCGGGAAGCCCGTTACGCGCTGTACCTGGAAGAACACCTCGCCAAGGACGAGATCCTCGAGCGGTACCTCAACATCGCCTATTTCGGGGACGGCGCCTACGGAATCCAGGCGGCTGCCCGGCACTACTTCAACATCGACGTCAGCCAGCTCAGCGTCACCCAGTCGGCGATGCTGGCCGGCCTGGTGAAGAACCCCACCGCGTACAACCCGGTGCTTCACCCGCAGGCCGCCAGGGAACGCCGCAACACCGTCCTCGACCGGATGCACGAGCTCGGCGACCTCGACGCCGCGGCGTGGAAGGCGGGCCGGGCCGAGGAGCTCGTCCTCAACCGGCCGGCGCGCTCACCGGACGCCTGCGAGGACTCCTCGGCGGCCTTCTTCTGCTCCTACGTACGCCAGGTCCTGCTGGCCGACCGGACGTTCGCCGCCACCCCCGAGGACGCCCGGCGCCTGCTGTTCGAGGGCGGGCTCACCATCCGGACCACGCTCGACCCGGTCGCGCAGGGGGCGGCGCAGACGTCCGCGTCCGAGGTGATCCCCACCGGGAACCGGGTCGCCGCCGGCGTCGCGATGGTGCAGCCCGGCACCGGCAACGTGCTGGCGCTCGCCGTGAACCGGGAATACGGCACACCGGTCGACGACCAGCCCCCGGCGCTGACCACCGACTTCGTCCACACCAAGGAGATCTACCCGGTCGACCCCGACTCGTTCTCGCCCGGCTCCACGTTCAAGGTCTTCACGCTGGCCGCCGCGCTGGAGAACAACATCCCGCTGTCGACCACCTTCCACTCGCCGCTGTGCTACCACTCGGACCGCTTCCCCAACCCGGATCCGGACGGGAAGAACTGCTACAGCAACGCCGACCCGAGCGAGGACGGCTTCTACTCGCTCACCACGGCGACCTGGAACTCGGTCAACACCTACTACATCCAGCTCGCCGAGCGGCTCGGCGTCATGAAGACCGCCGAGATGGCCCGCCGGCTCGGCGTCTCCTCCTGCCGGATCCGGCCGAACGACGAGAACGACCCCGAGTGCAAGGGCGTGGAGGGCATCGGGCCGGTGGACGGCTCGGCGGTCCTCGGCTCGAACGAGATCAGCACGCTGGATCTCGCCACCGCCTACGCGACGCTGGCCGCCCGCGGAAACCGCTGCTATCCCCGCACGGTGCTCTCGATCACCCAACGCGTCGGGACGGCCGACCGTCCGCTGGCCTTCAACACCGGAAAGCCCTGCGAACAGGTGCTCGCCCCCGGCATCGCGGACACCGTCACCTCGGTTCTGGAAGGTGTCATCAACCACGGGACCGCGTCCGGCAACGGCCAGATCGGCCGCCCGGCGGCTGGCAAGACCGGAACCGCGGAGGGATTCAGCACCGCGTCCTTCGCGGGCTTCATCCCGCAGCTCGCCACCGCCGTCACCCTCGCCGACCCGCGTGGGCCCACCACCCATCAGCTGCGCAATGTGCTCACCAGCCGCCAGGTGTTCGGCGGTGGATTCCCGGCCCAGGTCTGGGCCCGGACGATGACCCGGACGATCGACGGCCTGGCCCTGCCGGTCATGCCGTTGCCGGCCCCGGACAACACCCAGCCCCAGGTCCCCAAGAAGGCGCTTCCGGACGTCCGCGGCCAGACCCAGCAGGCAGCCGAGTACGTCCTGCGCTCGCTGGGATTCCGGGTCCGGTCGGAAACCGTGCCGCACGTGGCGCCGCCGGGGATCGTCGTCGGGATGGCCCCCGGGCCCGGGGAGATCTCGGTGGACACCGAGGTGGTGCTCCAGGTCTCCGGCGGCCTCACCGGCGCGGTGCTGCTGCCCAACGGTGG encodes:
- a CDS encoding RidA family protein, which produces MTAPVPSADATTPSERLAELGLVLPAVPTPAGAYVPAVRDGDLVWTAGQLPLVAGKLAGTGLVGAEITAERAAELARVCALNALAAAASVAGDLDSIIRIVKVVGFVASAPGFVGQPVVLNGASELLGAVFGTAGLHARSAVGVAALPLGAPVEVELVVRVAG
- a CDS encoding DUF4177 domain-containing protein, with product MQTKWEYLTAPLLIHATKQILDNFGADGWELVQVVPGPNPESLVAYFKRPKS
- a CDS encoding ArsA-related P-loop ATPase, encoding MTGDDRAPDAKVPAAAASPWDRRLHIVTGKGGTGKTTVAGALAVALATGGRRVLLTEVEGRQQIAQLFDTPPLPYRERKVASAPGGGEVFALAIDADEALLEYLEMFYNLRRAGRALGRIGAVDFATTVAPGVRDVLLTGKVKEAVNRPDGTRPSGLAYDAVVLDAPPTGRIARFLNVTAEVAGLARMGPIRSQADSVMAVLAPDRAAVHLVTLLEEMPIQETVDGIRELREVGLPVGAVVVNMVRSPLLAPGDLDLARRGQLDREELATGIKEAGIEPTEELISNLAWEAAQHAERVALETAQRAEIAALGRPVYEVPLLADGVDLGSLYRFAEMLRSQRMVP
- a CDS encoding ArsA family ATPase, giving the protein MTPAGADPAGTSPAGADPAGAGPSGSGQPSGDGQPSGDGGTGATTGKPTRAAGTRAAGSGSRAAGKKTTTGRAKTTPGAPRKTTGARRAPGRGQRTTAPSRPRPRPHPPGVPRLDVDDMLDTERIIVCCGAGGVGKTTTAAALALRAAERGRRVVVLTIDPARRLAQSLGLTALDNNPREVAGVDPAAGGRLDAMMLDMKRTFDEIVLEHSTPERAEALLANPFYQSLSSSFAGTQEYMAMEKLGQLDASGSWDLIVVDTPPTRSALDFLDAPNRLGDFLDGRLLRLLLAPAKAGGRAYAKVIGASLGMFTRIITKVLGAQLLADVSQFVAALETMFGGFRARADETFRLLAAPGTSFVVVAAPEAAALREASYFVDRLDADGMPLAGLIVNRMHFCAASALTVERGLAAAENLTDHGEHPLAAAVLRIHADRARLAEREVRLRERFTSAHPDTALVEVEALSEDVHDLAGLREIGRALAGDERAAAAG
- a CDS encoding WhiB family transcriptional regulator; its protein translation is MTRSLTPPVSLSRRTSTTGLVGSTADGDWTAHAACRDLDPDELFVQGAAQNRVKTRCFGCVVRTECLADALDNHVEFGVWGGMTERERRALLRRRPDVTSWRKLLADAQADHRSASAG
- a CDS encoding penicillin-binding protein; this encodes MLALPVVGLAGVTAKGGADHFLSLPANLTVPPLAQPSRILDAAGNEIAVLRGEQDREIVGLDKVPPQMRQAIIDIEDARFYEHTGVDYRGMIRAYLANQESGGVTQGGSTLTQQYVKNVLLASARTPEEKAAAIEQTVDRKLREARYALYLEEHLAKDEILERYLNIAYFGDGAYGIQAAARHYFNIDVSQLSVTQSAMLAGLVKNPTAYNPVLHPQAARERRNTVLDRMHELGDLDAAAWKAGRAEELVLNRPARSPDACEDSSAAFFCSYVRQVLLADRTFAATPEDARRLLFEGGLTIRTTLDPVAQGAAQTSASEVIPTGNRVAAGVAMVQPGTGNVLALAVNREYGTPVDDQPPALTTDFVHTKEIYPVDPDSFSPGSTFKVFTLAAALENNIPLSTTFHSPLCYHSDRFPNPDPDGKNCYSNADPSEDGFYSLTTATWNSVNTYYIQLAERLGVMKTAEMARRLGVSSCRIRPNDENDPECKGVEGIGPVDGSAVLGSNEISTLDLATAYATLAARGNRCYPRTVLSITQRVGTADRPLAFNTGKPCEQVLAPGIADTVTSVLEGVINHGTASGNGQIGRPAAGKTGTAEGFSTASFAGFIPQLATAVTLADPRGPTTHQLRNVLTSRQVFGGGFPAQVWARTMTRTIDGLALPVMPLPAPDNTQPQVPKKALPDVRGQTQQAAEYVLRSLGFRVRSETVPHVAPPGIVVGMAPGPGEISVDTEVVLQVSGGLTGAVLLPNGGGVRPGQPVAPPAGDGRGGIAGLPDLRNQLRN